The Lolium rigidum isolate FL_2022 chromosome 2, APGP_CSIRO_Lrig_0.1, whole genome shotgun sequence genomic interval GTTCCAGACTTCCCGCAGAGGAAGCATGCGTGATTGTAACCAGATTTTGTTAAACCGACTTGATTTGGGCTAAACTGCACGAAGCAAAACCTCAAACTCGCCATACTCTGTCCCTCGCCTTTCACGAGCGCCGCCGCCAAcgtatgatgaagatggcgaagcgtCCGTCCATGTTAGCCCAGACCCGGTAGCACTCTCGCCGTTCTGATACCAAGTACAGCCCCTGCCGTCGAGTGCTTTCCGACGATGCTGACGACGAGCTTCCGGCGAGACGACGATGCACGTACCGATCAGCAACTCCGCTAAGATGCTCACGTGCAAACCAACCAGCTAGCCTTGATCTGTTGATCTCTAGCTATAACAACACACGCGACACAAGAATTGTTTGGATCGCCACAGGCACATATCGTGCCTTTGCTTTGTATTGAATCTCACAACTCACGGCGGTGTTACAGGGTAGATTACATGGATAAATATACTAGGCAGCCTTGCCGACTAGAACTACTACTAGTACGACTCGGTTTCTAGCTCCTAGCTAAATACACACGTAAACTCAAGGACCTAGCCGGACTAAGACACTTGACGTATCCTGGTCATATACAGCTCCTATACGCCCCTTGGCCTGTAAACCTAGCGGTGCCTCTACTGAAACCCAACACTAGAAGCCCTAGCCACCAACAGAATCCGCCCACCGCCATGCCGCCGTTCCGGCGCTGGGCAGATCTTCCGCCGGAACTCCTATGCTTCATCTGCGACGGCCTCGACCTCAACGGCTACGTCAGCTCGCGGGGGGTCTGCACCGCGTGGCGATGCGCGCTCGTGCCGCCCACCCCgtccctcctcctcgtccccgACGACGACAGGTGCTGCccgtccgccgcctccctccccatGCACCGCTCCTTTGCGCTCAAGCCCTTCCCCCCTGGGAGACCACGCGTCGTCGGCTCCAGTAACGGATGGCTCGCCCTCTCCATCGACAGCCTAACGTTCAGCATCTTCaatcccaccaccgccaccgagaTCGTCCTTCCGCCGCTGATCTACAAGGGAACCTGGTTCTCCAAGTCCAAGCTCGTCTTCACGCCCAACCCCGCTAGCGACGACTTCATTGCCGCCGCCATCTGCGACCTGGACAGGCTCGCCTACGTCACCTCCGGCGCCAGGAGGTGGGCCATCCTCGATCCCGTGCCCTTAGCCCGCGGGGATCGGCTCGTCGACTTAGTCTACCATGAAAACGGCAAGGTCTACTGCCTCACCTGGTATGGAGACGTGCACGTGCTCCTTCtacccgagcgccgccgccgaaAATCAATTCTGGTCGAGAAGCCAAGGGCACCGTTACTCTCGTCTACGGAAAAACCTTTGCAAGTGCGGAGGCCACAACATCAGCGTTGTATTCGTCTTACGGGAGCTACTCCTATATCTGTTAAGCTTGAGCCAGAACCAGACCTGAATGCGCCGGCCATAGTTGAGCCCTTGGTGTCTGGAGGCAACCTTCCGTTCAGCCCCGCCACCAGTTTTGCTCCGCCATACAATACCCTCAGGACGTTCACTAGTGCCAAGAACCTTGTGTTCTGCGAGGGCAATTTGTACCAGATATGGAGGAATACGAGCTGCAGGATTACTCTCCACCTACCAGCAGGAGGTGGTCATCGCCGTCTAGAAGACAATGAAGTGTTCGTTCTGCGGTATCAACCGCAGCGCCAGCCATGCTGGGATGTGGTGACCGACTTGGGGGGCTACTCGGTCTTTCTCGGGAGGAACAATGCGGTGTCAATGTATTGTCAAGGTGTTCCGGGGCTCAAGGGTAATTGTGTCTATTGGATCGGCGGCAGAGGTAGGGATCAGGCCATGGTATTCGACATGACAACCGGGAGGTCTACACCTTGCCTTCCTGCTGCACCTGGGGGTGCTCCGCAAAGCACAATTTGCTGGTACTTCTTCAGCGACATGGAGAATAACTGCAGCAATAGTCGAGGAGAAAGCGTTAATCACAGTGTGGGAGTTCGAGCTAATCCAGAAAAACAACAAGATAGTATCGAAGAATGATGTGTCGCAGGAGCATTGAGAAATCATATAGACGAGGATCTGAAGGTGAGGTTATTTTCGCTCATTTGTGATATTGTTACCATGTACAAACATATTATGAAAGAATATATAACTGACTCCAATGGTGTGTGTGGATTTCCTGTTGTTAGCCGTCGTTTCTAATGGCCCCTTTCTGTAGGCTTGATTAACCATACTTATTTGCTTGCAAAGTTTATgtactaagagcatgtctaacagacccctcatTTGCTCGCCCCGTATCGAGCGAGTACAGGCCATGTATCAGAAAAATTAATCATAGTTCATCACGCACAAACCATTCCGTCTAACAGAACCCTTACTTCACcccgtatttttaaaatttgcaaAACCCGGGAGAATTCATAGAGTTCATCACATTGATCGTAGATAGGGATTTACAAAATTGCGCGATCCtactggatcgcgacttctacaaTGGCACCTAGTCATCGAGGATGACGATTTGGGCAGTTGCGGCGGCCTCCTGCGCCTTCATCTCCTCGACGGCGACGATggcctgcgccgcctcctccgcctccgcccaaGCCTtgtcggcggcctccttcttggacgcggccaccgcctccaagAAGAGGGGGTCCTCCCCCGGCGCCTCCTCTTTCTCTGCCGCTGGAGCTCCCCTCCCATGCGGCCTTCCAGGAGCGCTGCAGCTCCCACTCGCTCCGCCATTTGTCGAACtcgccgccgctcatcggcttgagcggcgggtcgacCTTGTGGTAGCGGCCGCCCTCCGCAAAGTCGACGAGCTTCGGCGGCACCTAGTCGGAGCTGGCGTATTTGCACGCCGCACGCCGACTCCCGGCGGCGGAGAACTTGTAGTGGAGGTGCCACACCTCCTCCATCATCGCCGGCTCGCGGGATCGCTTAGATCCGGCGGCGGGCGAGACGCTACTCCTCCGCGAAGCACTCATGGCCGGCGGCGATGCAAATGCGGTGGGCCACGCGtgcgaattgctcgccggagtgggtgcggggaggcggcggcgcacggcggggcTAGGTTTGCTTGTGAGGGGTTGGACCCCCACTCGCACCTTCACTCTGTATTTGTAAGGGGCGGCGGGGTGGATTtgacaggccccgtattttgccGGTACGGGCCggtccgaatacggggcctgctagacggcgcgAAACGCTCTTACCCCCTATCCCACCGAAATTATACGGGATGCACGCGTTTtgaggggcctgctagacatgctctaagctgGTGATGAGTGGATGAAACCCATTGTAGATTATCCATAGTGTCGGGAGAGTTATATGATAACCAGGGTAATTAATCTCCATAGTAGCATAAATGTTTGATTTAAAAAGAAAGATTAGCACACTCGGATGAAATTCAGACATTCAAGAATTGGAAACATCAAAAAGATGTTCCCCCAGAAGAAGAAAACAAACAACATTCAATTATTTTTCAATGGCATCTTTCATATGCATTGGCACCCGTTTGTATCCATCGTCGATCACATGGCCAACTAAGCTCTGTCTAGCATAGATTCTAACTAGCACACCCATGCGTTCTATTGGGAGCTAGCTTTGGTAATCTGCTTAGCCGGCCACTGGCGTTTGACAGATTGATCCATCAGACCATCAATAACACAACAGCCGTATCCATGCATGGCAATTGGTTTCCTTCATTAAAGCAAGCAGACAAGAGCAGATCTGGAAAAGTACATTCATATCCTGGAAGAACCGGCCGAATGTATAGCGAGCAGACGTGTTCGGTTCCTGGTCACTAGGATGGGTATTCTTCGTAGCTACTAGATACTTTCACCAACTTAAGATTCGTAGCTGCTGAGTGCTGAGTGCTGACTAGGCCAACCAGAACATGCATGGCTGCATTTCTTCTGCAGGCACCATGTAAGCAGCTATATATGCATGTGGCG includes:
- the LOC124689520 gene encoding uncharacterized protein LOC124689520, which gives rise to MPPFRRWADLPPELLCFICDGLDLNGYVSSRGVCTAWRCALVPPTPSLLLVPDDDRCCPSAASLPMHRSFALKPFPPGRPRVVGSSNGWLALSIDSLTFSIFNPTTATEIVLPPLIYKGTWFSKSKLVFTPNPASDDFIAAAICDLDRLAYVTSGARRWAILDPVPLARGDRLVDLVYHENGKVYCLTWYGDVHVLLLPERRRRKSILVEKPRAPLLSSTEKPLQVRRPQHQRCIRLTGATPISVKLEPEPDLNAPAIVEPLVSGGNLPFSPATSFAPPYNTLRTFTSAKNLVFCEGNLYQIWRNTSCRITLHLPAGGGHRRLEDNEVFVLRYQPQRQPCWDVVTDLGGYSVFLGRNNAVSMYCQGVPGLKGNCVYWIGGRGRDQAMVFDMTTGRSTPCLPAAPGGAPQSTICWYFFSDMENNCSNSRGESVNHSVGVRANPEKQQDSIEE